A single Corynebacterium resistens DSM 45100 DNA region contains:
- a CDS encoding 3'-5' exonuclease: MNSLAQIHRIPRALEECIIIDVETTGLEPKNHRIIEVATLTVRDAQPINSQRWLLNPEDHISEFITDLTGITNAHVAKCPTFRSVAEEIMSVLNPAGEHGSDTGQAPILVGHNVAFDYSFLQHELLRNELHSPINDAHGSGREQLRAPYTPPLLCTAEIARTLIPRSAVGRYRLANVAAYFDAPHRPQHRADVDVWATFDVLCGLAAIAEGGPA; this comes from the coding sequence ATGAATAGCCTGGCTCAGATACACCGCATCCCCCGGGCACTCGAGGAGTGCATCATCATAGATGTCGAAACTACAGGCTTAGAGCCCAAGAACCACCGTATTATCGAGGTGGCCACTTTAACCGTGCGAGATGCCCAACCCATCAATTCACAAAGATGGTTGTTAAATCCGGAGGACCACATCTCTGAATTCATCACAGATCTGACTGGCATCACAAATGCTCACGTAGCGAAGTGCCCTACGTTTCGCAGTGTTGCAGAAGAAATCATGTCTGTGCTCAACCCAGCTGGAGAACACGGGTCAGACACGGGCCAGGCGCCCATACTCGTGGGGCACAATGTTGCGTTTGACTATAGCTTCCTACAGCACGAGTTACTCCGCAATGAGCTTCACTCCCCAATCAATGACGCGCACGGCTCAGGCCGTGAACAACTGCGGGCGCCCTATACGCCTCCCCTGCTTTGCACTGCAGAGATCGCTCGCACCCTCATCCCTCGTAGTGCTGTTGGTCGCTACCGATTGGCAAACGTAGCAGCCTACTTTGACGCCCCTCATCGTCCCCAGCACCGTGCTGACGTGGATGTCTGGGCAACCTTTGACGTTCTGTGTGGTTTGGCCGCTATTGCTGAAGGTGGCCCAGCGTAG
- a CDS encoding C40 family peptidase, whose translation MGKHNLKKNTAVRSSAVVAAVGVGAAVLAPGAASAATVSHKPTGMTFNVPDQAMPTIKPYMKKAGLVEASQSLAKSQAKVPAKAVVAKKAAPKKTTNVGERIANIAKSKVGSPYAWGAAGPNAFDCSGLTSWAYKQVGKQIPRTSDAQAHAGRQVPMSSLQPGDIISYYSGASHVAIYIGGGKVVQALNSGSPVQINDLNMMPVYNAVRF comes from the coding sequence ATGGGCAAGCACAATCTGAAGAAGAACACCGCCGTTCGCAGCTCCGCTGTCGTTGCAGCAGTTGGTGTGGGCGCAGCTGTTCTGGCTCCAGGCGCAGCTTCCGCCGCTACGGTATCCCACAAGCCAACCGGCATGACCTTCAACGTGCCAGATCAGGCGATGCCAACCATTAAGCCGTACATGAAGAAGGCTGGTCTCGTAGAGGCTAGCCAGTCCCTCGCGAAGTCTCAGGCTAAGGTTCCCGCCAAGGCTGTCGTTGCGAAGAAGGCTGCACCTAAGAAGACCACCAACGTTGGTGAGCGGATTGCCAACATCGCCAAGAGCAAAGTTGGCTCCCCTTATGCTTGGGGTGCTGCGGGTCCTAACGCTTTCGATTGCTCCGGCCTGACCAGCTGGGCATACAAGCAGGTTGGCAAGCAGATCCCTCGCACTTCTGACGCACAGGCTCACGCTGGGCGCCAGGTGCCGATGAGCTCCCTGCAGCCAGGTGACATCATCTCCTACTACTCCGGCGCTTCCCACGTGGCAATCTACATCGGTGGCGGCAAGGTTGTGCAGGCTCTGAACTCTGGCTCCCCGGTTCAGATCAACGACCTCAACATGATGCCGGTCTACAACGCAGTTCGTTTCTAG
- a CDS encoding C40 family peptidase yields MNAFFKAGSRMGGVVTATTMAIAIGASAIAVEPGVATADPARTAPRTGDDRNGQDQRKNPLNERRDDAKFRALVNASIPKDVDGLLKHLNKVSRLASTTSDDVEQTKLDIAKAGKELARAKKQGAAANLRAKEIRLRYDANRHDVTRVSQAKYRGASVDRVTAMAGATGPQAALERTTYINALATDTRGKLDALDSDARQVAEAQSEANRAKAASEFQLRTLGEKKTKLDERSKQLAALKGKIKEAVDGLSPADRRRWVDRNGPIDVDVNDFLRDKLPKSGSGGPVGRAAKGVVAAALSKLGSPYGWGAAGPTEFDCSGLMYWAYQQQGKSIPRTSQAQLAGGQSVSQDQLQPGDIVAYYPGATHVGMYIGDGKIVHASDYGIPVQVVPVDSMPIVGASRY; encoded by the coding sequence GTGAACGCATTCTTCAAGGCTGGCTCTCGAATGGGCGGGGTGGTAACGGCAACCACAATGGCTATTGCCATCGGGGCGAGCGCAATCGCTGTCGAGCCGGGAGTAGCTACGGCTGACCCTGCGCGAACCGCACCCCGCACTGGTGATGATAGGAACGGCCAGGACCAACGCAAGAACCCCCTTAATGAACGTCGGGACGATGCGAAGTTCCGCGCCCTCGTCAATGCCTCTATCCCCAAAGATGTTGATGGCCTGCTGAAGCACCTCAACAAGGTCTCCCGCCTGGCGTCGACAACGTCGGATGACGTCGAGCAGACGAAGCTTGATATCGCCAAAGCCGGCAAGGAGTTAGCACGAGCGAAGAAGCAGGGCGCTGCAGCAAACCTTCGTGCAAAGGAAATCCGCCTGCGATACGACGCGAATCGGCATGACGTCACACGAGTTTCCCAGGCGAAGTACCGTGGCGCCAGTGTTGATCGTGTTACCGCAATGGCGGGCGCGACGGGTCCGCAAGCTGCTCTTGAACGCACCACCTATATCAATGCTCTAGCGACGGACACCCGTGGCAAACTGGATGCTTTAGATAGCGATGCGCGGCAGGTAGCGGAAGCTCAATCGGAGGCGAACCGCGCCAAGGCCGCGAGCGAATTCCAGTTGCGCACACTGGGAGAGAAGAAGACCAAATTGGACGAACGTTCCAAGCAACTGGCTGCCCTCAAGGGCAAGATCAAAGAGGCCGTTGATGGTTTGAGCCCTGCTGATCGTCGCCGCTGGGTTGATCGCAATGGCCCCATTGACGTCGACGTCAATGACTTCCTTCGTGACAAGCTACCTAAGTCAGGTTCCGGTGGCCCAGTGGGCCGCGCTGCCAAGGGAGTGGTAGCTGCTGCTTTGTCCAAGCTGGGTTCTCCCTATGGATGGGGTGCGGCCGGCCCAACCGAGTTCGATTGCTCTGGCTTGATGTACTGGGCGTACCAGCAGCAAGGAAAGTCGATCCCACGTACGTCCCAAGCACAGCTGGCTGGCGGACAATCGGTTTCTCAGGATCAACTGCAGCCAGGTGACATTGTGGCGTATTACCCTGGCGCCACGCACGTGGGTATGTACATCGGTGATGGAAAGATTGTTCATGCGTCCGATTACGGTATTCCTGTGCAAGTCGTTCCAGTAGATTCCATGCCAATCGTTGGAGCATCCCGCTACTAG
- a CDS encoding glycosyltransferase family 4 protein, translated as MAPTHPRILLVTNDFPPTVGGIQSYLRDYAETLNPENLVVFASTQDRALAAAFDATVNYQVVRWSRSVMLPTPATIRRMQELIRVHHIHTVWFGAAAPLALMASAARVAGAQRIVASTHGHEVGWSMFPGTRQALGEIGRSVDVLTYVSRYARDRMMSAFGPTAAWEPMPGGVNSKTFTPQPEKRDDLRQRYGLTDKKVIVAVSRIVSRKGQDTLVEAMPRIVREVPEAHLLIVGPGASENLQRRARILGVENAITITGAVDFAELAGHYCVGDVFALPVRTQLGGLSVEGLGIVFLEAQACGVPTVAGNGGGAPETVIDGRTGLVVESRDTAQIAETLASLLLDAPLRSRLAAAGQEHVEREWNWSRLGAQCRFVMSGVGTPPPSPLR; from the coding sequence ATGGCCCCAACACATCCCCGTATTCTGCTAGTCACCAACGATTTCCCGCCCACTGTCGGCGGGATCCAAAGCTATCTTCGGGATTATGCGGAGACTTTGAATCCCGAGAATCTTGTGGTGTTTGCGTCTACGCAAGATCGTGCTCTAGCTGCGGCATTCGATGCCACAGTCAATTATCAAGTGGTGCGTTGGTCGCGCAGTGTTATGCTGCCCACTCCGGCAACTATCCGCCGGATGCAAGAACTTATCCGAGTTCACCACATTCACACGGTGTGGTTTGGGGCAGCGGCCCCGCTGGCACTAATGGCCTCGGCAGCACGGGTTGCGGGAGCACAACGTATTGTCGCTTCAACCCACGGTCATGAGGTGGGGTGGTCGATGTTCCCAGGCACTCGCCAAGCTTTGGGAGAAATTGGCCGTAGTGTTGATGTGCTGACGTACGTTTCCCGCTATGCCCGCGACCGAATGATGTCCGCTTTCGGTCCTACCGCAGCGTGGGAGCCCATGCCTGGTGGCGTTAATTCGAAGACCTTTACCCCGCAACCTGAGAAGCGGGACGACCTACGCCAGCGGTACGGCCTCACGGACAAGAAAGTAATCGTCGCCGTTTCCCGTATCGTCTCACGCAAGGGGCAGGACACTTTGGTGGAGGCCATGCCCCGAATTGTGCGGGAAGTCCCAGAAGCACACCTCCTGATCGTCGGTCCAGGTGCATCGGAGAATCTCCAACGTCGCGCTCGAATCCTCGGTGTGGAGAATGCGATAACGATTACCGGCGCGGTCGATTTCGCTGAGCTCGCCGGGCACTACTGTGTTGGGGATGTCTTTGCGCTTCCCGTGCGCACTCAACTCGGGGGTCTCAGCGTCGAAGGCCTCGGCATTGTCTTCCTCGAAGCTCAAGCCTGCGGGGTTCCTACCGTTGCCGGCAACGGCGGGGGAGCTCCGGAAACCGTTATTGATGGTCGCACTGGGTTGGTCGTCGAGAGTCGTGATACCGCACAGATTGCTGAGACTTTGGCTTCTCTTTTACTCGACGCCCCGCTGCGTTCGAGACTCGCTGCTGCCGGGCAGGAACACGTTGAACGCGAATGGAACTGGAGCCGTCTCGGCGCACAATGCCGATTCGTTATGAGTGGTGTGGGCACACCACCACCAAGTCCGTTGCGCTAG
- a CDS encoding aspartate:alanine exchanger family transporter — translation MLNFLAEYPLVALVLVLACGYALGKIKVAGISLGAAAILFVAIGVSAANPEITFPPLLYQFGLALFVYSIGLSAGREFFATFPTRGWKSNAVIAFVMVMLTVLAATVIHFLDVDATTAAGTFAGSLTTTPGMAAMVEVLKAEHADIASTPVVGYSLAYPGGVLGAILVAAVGAKLLRVDHIQDARDEGIIQSHLEWRVVEVTQEALSKLTEDGRTITVQQVPQLTDANIVVTRYIASTEGATEQLAYPDAPVVPKMRMVINGTLEELEKATVALGKRVRIDVETNDLTYGRVIVSNPAIAGRTIKDINPLRHGFLIARVRRGDREYIAQGNTILELSDSLRVIAPKQSFPKVRKFLGDSETSLANVNLLPYMVGLSIGLLVGTIPIPLPGGTHLALGFGGGPIIAGLILGALGHTGRIQWQMPFHANRVLTGLGLALFLAGVGTVAGPGFRHAITDPSSVTYISFGFFITVLSAVSCGALGMLILKMKWDEAMGLAAAVSTNPAVLSYLNEQSRTDLANRGYTTVYPLAMIGKIILSQILILVLI, via the coding sequence GTGCTCAACTTTCTCGCTGAATACCCACTAGTTGCTCTCGTACTGGTTTTGGCGTGCGGGTACGCCCTCGGAAAAATCAAAGTTGCCGGCATCTCGCTCGGAGCTGCCGCGATTCTCTTCGTAGCCATCGGAGTTTCTGCAGCGAATCCGGAAATCACATTCCCTCCCCTGCTTTACCAATTCGGCCTTGCTCTATTCGTTTACTCCATTGGGCTCTCCGCCGGACGTGAGTTCTTCGCCACCTTCCCTACCCGCGGTTGGAAATCTAATGCCGTGATCGCGTTCGTCATGGTGATGCTCACTGTCTTGGCAGCTACCGTCATTCATTTTTTGGATGTCGACGCCACGACGGCCGCCGGTACGTTTGCAGGCAGTCTCACAACTACACCTGGCATGGCCGCAATGGTGGAGGTATTAAAGGCTGAGCATGCCGATATCGCGTCCACACCAGTCGTGGGTTACTCCTTGGCCTACCCCGGCGGTGTGTTGGGCGCTATTTTGGTAGCCGCAGTGGGCGCGAAGCTCCTGCGTGTCGATCACATTCAAGATGCTCGCGATGAAGGAATCATCCAATCCCATCTGGAGTGGCGGGTCGTAGAGGTCACTCAAGAAGCGTTATCAAAGCTCACTGAGGACGGTCGCACCATCACTGTGCAACAGGTTCCTCAACTTACCGATGCGAATATTGTGGTCACTAGATACATTGCTTCGACCGAAGGAGCTACTGAGCAATTAGCGTATCCAGATGCTCCTGTTGTCCCCAAGATGCGCATGGTCATCAACGGAACGCTAGAAGAGCTGGAAAAAGCCACGGTTGCTTTGGGCAAACGTGTGCGAATTGATGTGGAAACGAACGACCTCACCTATGGTCGAGTCATTGTTTCGAATCCCGCTATCGCTGGACGCACAATCAAGGACATCAATCCATTGCGCCACGGTTTCCTCATCGCACGTGTACGCCGTGGTGACCGCGAGTACATTGCTCAAGGCAACACGATACTGGAGCTTTCCGACAGTCTACGTGTGATTGCCCCTAAGCAAAGTTTTCCCAAAGTGAGGAAATTTCTCGGGGATTCAGAGACGTCGCTGGCGAATGTCAATCTCCTGCCCTACATGGTCGGGCTTTCCATCGGCTTGTTGGTTGGAACGATCCCCATCCCGTTGCCGGGTGGCACGCATCTCGCCTTGGGGTTCGGCGGTGGCCCAATTATCGCGGGATTGATTCTTGGCGCCTTAGGCCATACCGGCCGCATCCAGTGGCAGATGCCTTTCCATGCCAACCGCGTTCTCACTGGATTGGGGTTGGCCCTCTTTCTCGCGGGAGTTGGCACGGTCGCAGGCCCAGGATTCCGGCACGCGATTACGGACCCATCCTCGGTTACATACATCAGCTTTGGATTCTTTATCACTGTGCTTTCAGCTGTGAGTTGTGGTGCGCTCGGAATGCTCATCCTCAAGATGAAGTGGGACGAGGCCATGGGGTTAGCTGCTGCGGTATCTACGAATCCCGCAGTGTTGAGTTACCTCAACGAACAATCACGAACGGATTTAGCCAACCGCGGTTACACCACTGTGTATCCACTCGCCATGATCGGCAAGATCATCTTGAGCCAGATTCTTATCTTGGTATTGATCTGA
- a CDS encoding ROK family protein, which translates to MGRKRETGKGNTSVTEDFLTIGVDIGGTNFRAAVVDESGTILAVEQLPTPSNVEALEKALEQVITQLCEQHSTAKRPIVAVGLAIAGFIDETRTHVRFAPHLPWRNTELVQRLRRRLELPVVIEHDANSAAWGEYFQGAAQGEDTWVLFALGTGIGAAVMHKGEIYRGAFGTAPEFGHLTVMPGGRACPCGKMGCLERYCSGSALPLTAQDFIATGCCPESALTKTYANHPEEITGRAVVRLAREGDGLALDVVDDMATWLGRGLALVQDVFDPSLIVLGGGVSQDADLFLPAAREVMANNIVGAGHRRVARVVQGQLGGDAGMIGVALLARREADPQKQ; encoded by the coding sequence ATGGGACGAAAGCGCGAAACCGGAAAGGGCAACACGAGCGTGACGGAAGACTTTCTCACAATTGGTGTGGATATCGGAGGAACCAACTTCCGGGCCGCCGTGGTCGATGAAAGCGGCACTATTTTAGCCGTGGAACAGTTGCCCACACCCTCCAACGTCGAAGCCTTGGAGAAAGCGCTCGAACAAGTGATCACCCAGCTATGCGAACAGCATTCCACGGCCAAGCGTCCGATCGTTGCCGTGGGGTTAGCTATCGCCGGGTTCATTGACGAAACACGCACGCACGTCCGGTTCGCACCACATTTGCCATGGCGCAATACGGAACTCGTGCAGCGCCTCCGCCGCCGGCTGGAGTTGCCGGTAGTTATCGAGCATGACGCCAACTCGGCCGCTTGGGGTGAATACTTCCAAGGAGCCGCTCAAGGTGAAGACACTTGGGTGCTCTTTGCCCTGGGGACAGGCATTGGCGCTGCGGTAATGCATAAAGGCGAAATTTATCGTGGGGCCTTCGGGACAGCCCCAGAGTTTGGCCATCTAACGGTGATGCCCGGTGGTCGAGCATGCCCCTGCGGGAAGATGGGCTGTCTCGAACGCTACTGTTCCGGTTCTGCCCTTCCGCTCACCGCACAGGATTTCATCGCAACTGGATGTTGCCCTGAATCCGCGTTGACTAAAACTTACGCGAATCATCCAGAGGAAATAACCGGCCGAGCAGTTGTACGCCTCGCGCGTGAGGGTGACGGTCTGGCCCTCGATGTCGTTGACGATATGGCAACGTGGCTCGGTAGGGGGCTCGCGCTGGTACAGGACGTGTTTGACCCATCCCTCATCGTTCTTGGCGGTGGTGTTTCACAAGATGCGGACCTTTTCTTACCAGCAGCCCGTGAGGTCATGGCCAACAACATCGTAGGGGCCGGGCACCGTCGCGTTGCGCGCGTGGTGCAGGGTCAACTGGGAGGCGATGCCGGTATGATCGGCGTAGCACTATTGGCGAGGCGCGAAGCTGACCCGCAAAAGCAATAA
- a CDS encoding lysophospholipid acyltransferase family protein, which translates to MRNRTYWWLKHVFIGPFLWVYNRPFTRGLEKIPAEGPVILASNHLAVMDSFYLPLVAPRQIVFLAKKEYFTAPGLVGALQKWFFSSTNQVPIDRGDKESQNAALATALKVLEKGDPLGMYPEGTRSPDGRLYRGKTGLARVALETNVPVYPVAMINTNKVNPIGSWIPRPFRCGVYLGDPIHPDDYRDQGDNYAQARALTDAIMNALAELSGQEQVKDFYAADVKKSLEAGQGYPEGAEPKRR; encoded by the coding sequence ATGCGCAACCGCACCTATTGGTGGCTCAAGCACGTATTTATCGGCCCCTTCCTTTGGGTATACAACCGGCCTTTCACTCGCGGGCTGGAAAAGATTCCGGCTGAGGGGCCCGTGATCCTCGCTTCCAATCATCTCGCGGTGATGGATAGTTTCTACCTGCCATTGGTGGCTCCACGGCAGATTGTCTTTTTAGCGAAGAAGGAATACTTCACAGCTCCCGGTTTAGTTGGGGCTTTACAGAAATGGTTTTTCAGCTCTACAAACCAAGTGCCTATCGACCGTGGGGACAAAGAAAGCCAGAACGCGGCCTTGGCAACTGCACTGAAAGTGCTGGAAAAAGGCGATCCGCTGGGTATGTATCCTGAGGGAACTCGCTCCCCGGATGGCCGACTGTACCGAGGCAAAACAGGTTTGGCTCGCGTAGCTCTGGAAACCAACGTGCCTGTATATCCCGTGGCCATGATTAACACCAACAAGGTAAACCCGATCGGATCATGGATTCCACGACCTTTTCGCTGCGGTGTGTACCTCGGCGATCCAATCCACCCGGATGATTACCGAGACCAGGGTGACAACTATGCCCAAGCCCGCGCACTCACCGATGCCATCATGAACGCTCTGGCCGAGCTCTCCGGACAGGAGCAGGTGAAGGATTTCTATGCTGCAGATGTGAAGAAGTCTCTGGAAGCTGGTCAGGGATACCCTGAAGGGGCCGAACCTAAACGGCGTTAA
- a CDS encoding acyltransferase family protein, producing the protein MEKAHLDTHPLEAGGRQYGESPRGTSTRRGSLTTVHTPTAQSAQPAGGKRVAWADTAKGFSILAVCLMHVVTLVPGGMETSWGAAKTVLDPLRMPLFFLVSGLFAHRVIERSFPDLWFRRLWFLLVPYVIFTPVVAANRLYIDGKLFSNPPPSITAPSRIPGLPVRLDMHAILTHMDYEAVFKAILFGDPGLWFLYALMLYNIAAWSVRKLPVWLAVALSFTPAYFGSVAGLMSHQGIRQVLTYLPIFFIGLFFRKAIFRLANHAFSLPTILITAGLFIASEVINYALDHSVFAEWDDTIAALTVGTGLLRIFAAIPFGIVFASWLAQTPIVAPVLKAIGRHTLPIYVSHQSALGYGFFLLAAYQAQEAEFVEIFEQPISQIYLGFVICAISGFAFYGLSKVPVLGWVLNPPSLRPKAAQR; encoded by the coding sequence TTGGAAAAAGCTCATTTGGATACGCATCCCTTGGAAGCCGGAGGACGGCAATATGGCGAGTCGCCTCGGGGGACGTCAACAAGAAGAGGTTCGCTAACCACGGTTCACACCCCGACTGCCCAATCCGCGCAGCCTGCAGGTGGTAAGCGCGTGGCTTGGGCGGATACCGCCAAAGGGTTTTCAATCCTCGCGGTGTGCTTGATGCATGTGGTCACTTTGGTTCCCGGCGGGATGGAGACCTCGTGGGGAGCGGCCAAGACGGTCCTTGATCCGCTGCGAATGCCGTTATTCTTCTTGGTTTCTGGGCTTTTCGCGCATCGAGTTATTGAACGTTCATTTCCCGATTTGTGGTTCCGCCGCCTGTGGTTCCTTCTGGTACCCTACGTGATTTTTACTCCAGTAGTTGCGGCGAACAGGCTCTATATCGACGGGAAACTTTTTTCCAACCCACCACCTAGCATCACTGCTCCAAGCAGGATTCCGGGATTGCCGGTGCGGTTGGACATGCACGCAATCCTTACTCACATGGATTACGAAGCCGTCTTCAAAGCAATACTTTTTGGGGATCCTGGACTTTGGTTCTTGTATGCACTCATGCTGTACAACATTGCGGCATGGAGCGTGCGGAAGTTGCCAGTGTGGCTGGCAGTGGCCCTGAGCTTTACGCCTGCCTATTTCGGCAGCGTTGCAGGTTTAATGAGCCATCAAGGTATCCGCCAAGTACTGACGTATCTGCCAATTTTCTTCATCGGATTATTCTTCCGAAAGGCCATTTTCCGATTAGCGAACCACGCGTTTAGCCTGCCGACGATCCTAATTACCGCGGGTCTCTTTATCGCCAGCGAGGTTATCAATTACGCACTGGATCACAGCGTCTTCGCGGAATGGGACGATACGATTGCCGCTCTCACTGTGGGGACGGGGTTGTTGCGGATCTTTGCAGCAATTCCGTTTGGCATTGTTTTTGCTTCTTGGCTCGCTCAGACGCCCATTGTCGCGCCCGTACTCAAAGCCATTGGGCGCCACACACTGCCTATCTACGTTTCCCATCAGTCCGCCCTCGGCTACGGTTTTTTCCTGCTTGCGGCTTACCAAGCACAGGAAGCGGAGTTCGTGGAGATTTTCGAGCAACCAATTTCGCAGATCTACCTCGGTTTCGTGATTTGTGCGATTTCCGGTTTTGCTTTCTACGGTCTAAGCAAAGTCCCAGTTCTGGGTTGGGTGCTGAATCCGCCAAGCCTGAGGCCAAAGGCAGCGCAACGCTAA
- a CDS encoding polyadenylate-specific 3'-exoribonuclease AS: MKYFYDTEFIEDGRTIDLVSIGVVAEDGREFYAVSTEFDESKAGEWVRHNVLPLLPHRTDPAWMDRATMRKALFEFLLPHYEPGCKLRSHERPELWAWVGAYDHVALAQLWGDMTKLPRELPRFSHELKQLWEMAGRPRLPQPPSNAHDALEDARFNVVKYNTSMVALRK; this comes from the coding sequence GTGAAATACTTCTACGACACCGAATTCATTGAGGATGGCAGAACTATCGATCTGGTCTCCATCGGAGTTGTCGCAGAAGACGGTCGTGAGTTCTATGCCGTATCCACAGAATTCGACGAGTCCAAAGCCGGGGAGTGGGTGCGACACAACGTATTGCCCCTGCTGCCACACCGCACTGATCCTGCGTGGATGGATCGAGCCACGATGCGCAAAGCCCTCTTCGAGTTTTTGCTTCCCCACTACGAGCCTGGGTGCAAACTGCGTAGCCATGAACGCCCGGAATTGTGGGCATGGGTAGGTGCTTATGACCACGTGGCGCTGGCACAATTATGGGGTGATATGACCAAGCTGCCGCGCGAATTGCCACGTTTTTCCCACGAACTGAAGCAGCTGTGGGAGATGGCCGGCAGGCCACGTCTGCCGCAGCCACCATCAAATGCGCATGATGCACTGGAGGACGCGCGTTTCAACGTAGTCAAATACAACACCAGCATGGTGGCACTTCGAAAGTAG